The following proteins are co-located in the Penaeus monodon isolate SGIC_2016 chromosome 10, NSTDA_Pmon_1, whole genome shotgun sequence genome:
- the LOC119577868 gene encoding uncharacterized protein LOC119577868 isoform X2: MVPCFTTGAWEDLLLSTVQQQDVTTVEGWIRVNGLPVAIANVYYNIWSNAVESDLLDRCLKKDYLRERDLQHILCRPKRTSSEACPETAAGVELLWFCLGVEKHFQDTASHRHWVMQTFRRLVSDAKIFGELDCRTVARLRSRCDRHDLSKFRLEQAVGYTLRWVHGLHSDLWVHASNLHLLQEDHHPQHYFRRTRIDELRPVCEQKGHAHTDDERMDELARYESILDMVACRWERRLGGDHGVATSQLANTSEEESALGRYCPCDLKYVKDVYKKIESFDDEKINI, from the exons ATGGTGCCTTGCTTCACAACCGGCGCATGGGAGGACCTTCTTCTGTCGACGGTGCAGCAGCAGGACGTGACGACTGTGGAGGGATGGATAAGGGTGAATGGTCTCCCGGTGGCCATCGCCAATGTCTATTACAACATATGGAGC AATGCCGTCGAGTCAGATCTGCTCGACCGGTGCCTCAAGAAGGACTACCTTCGCGAGCGTGACCTGCAGCACATCCTCTGCCGGCCGAAGAGGACGTCCTCGGAAGCCTGCCCCGAAACTGCTGCGGGAGTCGAGCTGCTGTGGTTCTGCCTGGGGGTCGAGAAGCACTTCCAAGACACAGCCTCGCACCGGCACTGGGTCATGCAGACCTTCCGCCGCCTCGTAAGCGACGCCAAGATCTTCGGCGAGCTGGATTGCAGGACTGTCGCGCGCCTGCGCTCGCGTTGCGACCGCCACGACCTGTCCAAGTTCCGGCTGGAGCAGGCCGTCGGCTACACTCTTCGGTGGGTACACGGCTTGCACTCCGACCTCTGGGTCCACGCCTCCAACTTGCACCTTCTGCAGGAGGACCACCATCCACAGCACTACTTCCGGAGGACACGCATCGACGAGCTGAGGCCCGTGTGCGAGCAGAAGGGGCATGCGCACACCGACGACGAGAGAATGGACGAGCTCGCCCGCTACGAGTCGATCCTGGACATGGTGGCGTGCCGCTGGGAGAGGCGGCTCGGGGGCGACCACGGCGTCGCCACGAGCCAGCTGGCCAACACCTCGGAGGAGGAGAGCGCGCTAGGGCGATACTGCCCGTGCGACTTGAAGTATGTTAAAGACGTCTATAAGAAAATAGAAAGCTTTgacgatgaaaaaataaacatctaa
- the LOC119577868 gene encoding uncharacterized protein LOC119577868 isoform X1, protein MVPCFTTGAWEDLLLSTVQQQDVTTVEGWIRVNGLPVAIANVYYNIWSVSFQNAVESDLLDRCLKKDYLRERDLQHILCRPKRTSSEACPETAAGVELLWFCLGVEKHFQDTASHRHWVMQTFRRLVSDAKIFGELDCRTVARLRSRCDRHDLSKFRLEQAVGYTLRWVHGLHSDLWVHASNLHLLQEDHHPQHYFRRTRIDELRPVCEQKGHAHTDDERMDELARYESILDMVACRWERRLGGDHGVATSQLANTSEEESALGRYCPCDLKYVKDVYKKIESFDDEKINI, encoded by the exons ATGGTGCCTTGCTTCACAACCGGCGCATGGGAGGACCTTCTTCTGTCGACGGTGCAGCAGCAGGACGTGACGACTGTGGAGGGATGGATAAGGGTGAATGGTCTCCCGGTGGCCATCGCCAATGTCTATTACAACATATGGAGCGTAAGCTTTCAA AATGCCGTCGAGTCAGATCTGCTCGACCGGTGCCTCAAGAAGGACTACCTTCGCGAGCGTGACCTGCAGCACATCCTCTGCCGGCCGAAGAGGACGTCCTCGGAAGCCTGCCCCGAAACTGCTGCGGGAGTCGAGCTGCTGTGGTTCTGCCTGGGGGTCGAGAAGCACTTCCAAGACACAGCCTCGCACCGGCACTGGGTCATGCAGACCTTCCGCCGCCTCGTAAGCGACGCCAAGATCTTCGGCGAGCTGGATTGCAGGACTGTCGCGCGCCTGCGCTCGCGTTGCGACCGCCACGACCTGTCCAAGTTCCGGCTGGAGCAGGCCGTCGGCTACACTCTTCGGTGGGTACACGGCTTGCACTCCGACCTCTGGGTCCACGCCTCCAACTTGCACCTTCTGCAGGAGGACCACCATCCACAGCACTACTTCCGGAGGACACGCATCGACGAGCTGAGGCCCGTGTGCGAGCAGAAGGGGCATGCGCACACCGACGACGAGAGAATGGACGAGCTCGCCCGCTACGAGTCGATCCTGGACATGGTGGCGTGCCGCTGGGAGAGGCGGCTCGGGGGCGACCACGGCGTCGCCACGAGCCAGCTGGCCAACACCTCGGAGGAGGAGAGCGCGCTAGGGCGATACTGCCCGTGCGACTTGAAGTATGTTAAAGACGTCTATAAGAAAATAGAAAGCTTTgacgatgaaaaaataaacatctaa